In Porites lutea chromosome 8, jaPorLute2.1, whole genome shotgun sequence, the genomic stretch CGTAGGGAGGGAACGCGTTACGAAGCCCAGAGCAGTCAAGTCTTTTATTTCGCGCATGGATTTCTGGGACAGTACTCCCCCTCCCTTGCGGAAATATGTGCTGAGGATGCCGAAGCAACCCGTGGATTTCTACGTTTCGGGATAAAACACCAACTTTACTTGGCAGAAAGGtaagtttacatttttttatcgGAATAATTGCGTATTTTGCGTTTTGGATGGGTATAGCCACCTCATGATTTTACTTTAGCTCACTTCCGCTTTGCGTGGTACATTTTCAAAGCGTATTTAACATTTTTCTGCATCGTGCACTCCATAATCCTTTGTCTTTTATCGTACTGGGTATGGATGAGCGTTGATCTGATACAATTTTAACGATCGCTGTTCTCCTTAGAAAAGAACCCGGCCTCTGAGGCCTAATGATTAACGATGATAAAACTGAGTTGATATTAATAGGAACTAGACAATAACTAGGTAAGATCAATGATGTATGTTATATCTCTGTAGGTGATTATGATATTTATCCTAGTTCCTGTGTTAGAaatctaggtgcatggtttgatAATAAGTTGTCAATGTCAACGCATGTTACTAAAATCTGTAATGCCGCGTTTTATCACCTACATTATATTAGAAGGATTGAGAAGTATTTATCTCGCGATTCGTTACTAACGCTTATTCATGCTTTTATCATTAGTCGTTTAGACTATTGTAATGGACTTCTGTATGGCCTTCCTAACTCGCAAATAGTTAAATTGCAACGTGTGCAGAATGCTGCGGCTAGACTCGTACTGAGCTTAAATAAGTACTCGCATATTTCTCCCGCGCTTTATCAACTTCACTGGTTACCAGTACAACATCGTGTTCATTTTAAGATCTTAATTTTAGCATTTAAAGCTATTCATGGATTGGCGCCTAAGTATATCATAGAACCAATTAACATTAAGCCTAGGTCTATATATAATCTTAGATCAAATCAAAGTTTATTGCTAGACCCTCctaaagggaaaatgcttgTCACGTTAGGTGACAAATCTTTCTCTGCTGCTGCCCCATATTTATGGAATAGTTTGCCGGCTGAATTACGTGATataataatccattcataaaatgaataatccaaTAGTCAAATTGGACCTCGATTCAGCAATTAAATGTTGGTttggtttatgaacaaaatctacgTGTTCTTTATTCTTGTCTGTTGCGTTCAATCGTATTTGCTTCCCTTTTCCTTCCAtttacgattgcgtttttcattgcctttaatcaaaataacagctagaatagacagaccgcaaacgcaaagaaactgacaaaggcaGTAACTGTAGTTCAAGAGACCCGGAACGTGTAAGGTTTCTGCGCTTCTTTATTAATTCCCAATCTATTCATATTATCTGTTAATATTCTTGATTTTCTACTTATAGCTGTCAGCGATAAGTAGAATTATGTCCCTTGAATTAATGAAATAGGCACTCTGTTCTCTTTATTTTCGTCTGGATTACAAGGCAGTCATGCATGTTAGTGGTTAACACAATACCATGGTTTTTTGcagaatttgcatgaaaatagaGTCGTGGCTGCCTTGGCGTCACTTTCAATCCGAGCGTAATCGATCACGAAAACAGGAACTCCTAGGGGATTGTATCTGGGCCAAAATTTGACTACTTCctctaaaaaattattttaacatttGTCAGTTATTGGGGTTTCCATCATGTCAATTGAACGTGTAATAAAACTTCAAAAgtaaataatgataacaatgtataacaataataataataataataataataacaataataataataataataataataataacaataataataataataaattagtaGATACATACATGCGCCATTAGCTGTTCATGCAGCTAGAAATTACGGGTAGTTAGCCTATACTGATGCCTTTTGGCATCTTCCCCTGTGGCGAGGTTAAATGCTTCCAACTTTCCTCTAGTTTTTGACATGATTCTTCCCACTCTAGGGTGGAAACCAAATGAAAATTGGGCCTAATAAAAATAGTCATCCAATCACTGTCGATAATGTGATGCTTctgttatacatgtacatgtacatgaggCTTCTTAGGGGAGCAGGGGGTATGTATGTCCCTGGTCAAATTTCAGTTGGGTCATTTTGTGTTTTGAGGAGTAGGACATGTCCCTGTTGTTACACTGTATTTAACCCATCTTTATGTCTGCACACTCATTTGTCGTCGTTCAAGGCCATGTCGCATATCGGAATTTTACCTTAACAGGGTCTTATACAAGTGTCATAGAGAACTAAGGATTTCATTTGCATTCCAGTGCTTGTTTTGTGGTGACCTTGTCCTACTTCTTTCATTCACCAATGAGCACAATTTTCGCAGCATATATTAGAAACAACCCAGTAGTTATTATCATGTCGTGAGATTGCTAATTCACCGAGGGCTTGGTAGTTGTAATGTCAGAAATGTGGTATTGGCAGTTGCTATTATACTGAGTGGTGTGTTTATAATAGCCGTATATGTATTCTTCCATAAAGTATTTTCCCTATTTCAGGGGGAGGCTTCACCTACATGTAGGCTCAATTGGTAAATGAGGGAGGGTGAGAGGGTAAGTGTTGGTATCAGTGGTCAGCATTCATTGTGGATATACAAGTTCAAACAATCAAGCAAGTGGTAATGGTTCTTGCTAAGGAGGGAGGGAGAAGTGGCTTTGTAGTTTTAGGGAGGCTGAGTGGATCATACAGGCAGTGGTAAATCAGAGGGGATAGGTGTTGTGGAAGTGAAAGTGTTAGtaggggggaggagggggagtTGTAGGACATGGGAGAGGGAAGAAATAGTGGAAGTAGGGagatgaggggggggggggggggaagcagaGGGAGTGGCGTGAAATGGGACCTCAGAGCATGTAAATAAACTTTAACATTTCGCCCAGGTTTCTGTTTATGCATGGTATaaaaagtttcattttgttttgtgtggTATCGTGGGAagctgttcttttttctttacattatttttctttttgctaaCATTATTTAATGAAATATAATAGCCTGTGAGTAAACGTGTTTCAGGGAAATTGCAAGTGCATAATATATCCCCGCCAAAATGTGACTTAAGCTTCTGAAATTCTAATTAATagttttcattctttttcaGTGTGTACATGATTGGTGCTTGTAGAAATGTCCTCCAAGTTTTAAACTAGGGACAATAACTACTTTTCAGGTACCCTTGACTGTTATACTGTCAATGACCCCTTTACTGTTGTATTTTAACTTGGATCTGAAGATTTTTGATAGAATTatagtgtttttgttttgtagtgtGTTTTCTCTCCCCAACTGAGCTTACAAGCCAACCGGGGAGGAGCTTGTCATTTAGTCATTTTGTTGCAAACTTGtgaacgatgaagatgaacgaCCAAATATATTGATATGACATAAATATTTGCATGATGATGAAAGTGTGCACTATAAGAGGGCTTACGCAAAACTACCTTAATAGTCATAGTACTCTTTaaccccatttacacgcgctaaaaaatcggcacggcacaccaaatttttggcaccgtgCTGACGATTTTAAGGCACGGCACTCCCAATTTTCAACGTATCGGTCCCAAGTGTAAAATGGCACCAGTGCTCAAAATTTTGGGGGTGCCGAGACTACCTCCGGGAGGTAGTCTCGGCACGGGTAAACGAGGCACGGCGCCAAAAATTTGGCGTACCGTGCTGATTTTTTAGcacgtgtaaatggggtttttGTTTCCCCCACAAACTTTTGCATAGGCATTGTTTGTAATTTATCTTGAGACTTACGATCGTCCTTACACTCAAAATGCATGTAGGCTAATGTTAAATTGTGCTGGGGAAACAAAGAGTATTGTGTGTTTAATAGCAGTTCAACTTAAACTGTTAACTATGTGATGACACCCTCTGAATATGTTAATAACCTTGATTAGACACTCAAATACTTaatatgttaggttcttttttttataagaataagATAACTGAGATTCCAAGttaattttttgtgtgtgtgtttgtttcTACACAGATTTAAAAGGTGGTGGATATTTCCTTTTCTGGCTTTTATGGCGACTGCAACACCGTCACTCCTGGCCAGCTCTGTTGAAAAGACAAATGGAAACAAGCTAAGCAGGCTTCTCATCGATGGCGGAACAACAGTGCTGAGGAATATTTTTGATTACTATCACCCTCCTGCCAAATTGGCTGCTAATCTTAGTTCCAGACATATTCATTCCATTCTTACTAAACTTCGGCATAGAAACATTCTGAATGGTAGTCAATGGGACAAACTGTTTTCACCACCAGGTGGAGGGCCACCAAACTCTATTAACTTTGATATCACTCTTCTGTTCCTCTTGCTGACTAACATTTGCGGCCTATCCCCTCCCCCCTCGGGCTCTTGGCACAAAATCCCCCCCGTGAGTGACACCTCTTTTGAGGCTAACCTTGCTCGCATTAAGTACTATCGAAACGAGCTCtatggtcacgtgacaacaACTGGCATTCAAACATCAGTGTTCGATGTGAAATGGCAGGAAGTAAGTTCTGTTCTTGTTTCGCTTGGTTTAAGTCAGTCTGAAGTGGACAGATTAAAGCGAGAGCCTTGTGGAGATGACTATGTCAGCTCTGTTACTGAATGGATGAAAAATGATGAGGAGATCAAATTCCAACTAAAAGAAGTGCTTTGCAAACAACAGGAAGTGCTCCAAACCCAACAGGAAGATCAGAGAACTCTTAACGACACCCACAACATTGTTGGAAAAGTGCAACAGATACAAGTAGAAGCCAGCAAATTGCAACAAGAGGACCACAAAACTCTTCAAGATACAAATCAAACATTGAGTAAAGTACAACAGACTCAGTTGGAAGCTATCAAATTGCAACAAGAGGCCCACAGAACTCTTCAAGATACAAACCAAACAGTTCGCCAAGTAGAGCAGACTCAATTAGTGGCTAGCAAATTGCAACAAGAGTGCCACAGAACTCTTCAAGATACACACCAAACGGTTAGCAAAGTGGAACAGATGCTTCAAGATACACACCAGGCAGTTGGCAATTTACAACAGATGCAAACAGAGGCAGTGAAATTGCAACAAGAGGACCACAGAATTCTTCAGGACACGCGCCAAGCAGTTGAAGGTGTACAGCGGTCTATACAGATGTTACAGGAAGTTCGGACAACCCAACAAGAATCGCAGCAGCAGATAAAGCTTGAGGCTGCAAATGCTGAAGAAAGAGGAGATAAAGCTGAAGAGGATGAAGCTCTGAGAAAATTAGCAAAAGTTAATACCGAGGAAGTCATCCAGTATCACTCTGGGAAATACCAGGAGGGAACGCGCTTGCACATCTTTGAGAAGATCAGATTGTGGCTAGACGACCTTACATCTGAAAATCGTGTGATAGTAATCTGTGGAGATGCGGGAATGGGCAAATCAGTGATCGCCGCTGTCGTTTGTCAGAGAATGCAACAGGCTGGTCGGCTCTCAGGAAGTCACTTTTGTCAGCACAACAAGGAACGTTACAGAAACCCGAAGGTGATGCTGCAGTCGTTAGCTTGTCAGCTGTGTGATGTTTTACCAGAATACAAAAGTGAACTTGTGAAGAAACTTTCTAGAAACTTGGGTGTGGACATGAACAGCCTAGAAGTTCAGGAGTTGTTCGAATTTCTTTTCGAAGAGCCTTTACGCAGGGTAGGAGACCCTGGGACAAATTTGCTCTTAGTTATTGATGGCCTGGATGAAAGTGAATACAAAGGCCGCAATGATCTGCTTGATGTCGTAGCCAATCATTTTTGTAAACTTCCTCTTTGGTTCCGGTTTCTTGTTACCACTCGACCCGAAGTAAATATTGCAGATCGTCTTAAAAAGTTTAATCCTATTCAGTTGGAGCAAGATAACGAAGAAAACGTTAAAGACATCAGATTCTTCGTTAAAAAACAGTTGAGCAGCGTTAATCAAACGGGCTCTAAAGAGGTCGTTATCGATGCACTGGTCCGAAAGGCTGCAGGACACTTTTTATATGCTTATTTGATGATCGATTTTATCAAGGAAAACGTTTCACTTCTTACCCCCGTGGAGTTAGAAAGAACCTTACCTTCTGGTGTATCGTCTGTTTATCAATCCTACTTTGAACGTTTAGAGAAAGAATTGAAAATTGGTGAGGACcagtttttgacttttctaagTGCTCTGGCGGCTGCAAGAGAACCGCTTCCACGAGACATTGTTTCTAAGATGTTGCTTTCGGACTCGAAGTCCCCATCTGGTCCTCGGAAAGTAACAAAAGCTATCGACTCTATCTCAACCCTTCTACCTATTCATGATGACTGCATTGTGTtcttccacaaatcagttaaggATTGGTTGACTGACAGAACTGCCTACGGGCGACACAACTTCTCTGTGGATGAAAAGCAAGGTCATGCCATGCTCTCTCAGCTCTGTACTAATGAACTGAATAACGTAAAAAGAAAAGGCGTTCACGGAACAGAATTCAGTAACAATGCAAGGTACGCCCTACAGCATGGTGTTTATCATATGCTCGAGTCGGAAGAGGTGGCAGAGAGTCCAAGAAGCTTTGACGAAATCGTTAACAACTATGTCACCGACTTAGACATTGTGTATGCAAAGCTTTGTGTAAACAACACGGCTAGTTGTAAAGATATTATCCTTACTCAGAAACAGGAAGCTTTTCAGTCATTGAGTAGTGAGAGCCAAAAAGCCCTTGGCACGTTGTTGTCTCTCTTACGAAAGTACCATGGGAGACTTTCGACGCATCCTAGTACAATATTTCAAGTGATGGTGAACGAGGGAGAGGACGTTTTTGCTGGTGAAGCGACAAAAGTTTTACAGAGTCGTAAAATACCCTATATGGAGTACCTTCATAAGGAAGCTGTGAAGGAGTCAAATGAGACCCAGGCTGAGTTTCCCTGTAACTCCACGGTtgcttgttttgatgtttccGCTACGCAGGAGTTCATGGTTTGCGAATGTACTGATGGAATGATTTACCTTTGGTCACTCGAAACGGGTGAGCAAAGGTGGGTACGTCCGGTTAAGGCCAAGAAATGCTACTTGGCCTCTTATTTCCCCTTAAGAGAGGCACCATACTCAAAAGTATACTCCTGTTATCGCTCTGTTGTTTTTCACCCTACTGAGCCCGTTGTTCTTCCTGGAATCCTTAGCCATGCTTACTCGTTTGAAGGAAACCTCCAACCTCTGTTTCCAAGAAGCAATTGCAGATTTTCTGTTTGTTCAGTTCATGGGGACGAGAGCAAAATTATCACCGATTGCCCTGGCGATGCTAAATGCCTTGTCATGTGGaatctaaaaaatggtgaaGAGATCACTCGAACCATCAGAAATGAAGCTGTTTTGTCTTTTGCTTGGTCTCCAGATGGAACGCTTCTGGCAATTTCCCATTCTTCAGGACTGGTATGTTTGGTTGACGCATTGAACTGCTTAGACACCACTCTCGCAGAAGTCGCCACCAATCAACCTTGTGGAATGATTAAGTTTACCCCTGacattcaatttcttttttgttcgtCTTTGTCATTTCCATTATTACGCCCGGGGCCAAACTTAAGTTTTCGCTTAAACGTCATTAAGTTGCCTTCTGGCACCTTTTCCTTTAACGTCGATGATCCCGTCAATGATCCCGTCGATCCCGTCGATGATCCTCGGAATTACGAAGCATCTAGCAAAGGTGGATTCTTGATGGGCGAtcctatgtttttttttagttcttggGTTTATGGGTTTGTATTTGTATTAAACAAACAAAGTGTATTAAGGGTATTTTATGAGGAAAGCAATATTACAATGCTTAACTGTGCTAAACGGGACGATTTGAGGCTCAACTGGcgttttcctttcatttttcctATTGCCTTCGCTTTAGATGGGAAGACCATTTATGGTACCTTTAAAAGGCAGGAAGACATAGAAGTGGTATGTTTGGATGTGTCGAGTGCAGAGCGTAAAGCAGAGAAACTGATAAGTACAAGTGATGTTTTACTTGTACCTGTGTCAGAAGGTGTCCTTTTGAAACCACGTAAACCTGGGACGGCTGTTCAGCTATGGAATTTTGAGTTGTCACACAAAATCCTAAGTTGGCCTAATTTAAGCGAGGTTACGGATATAATGCCAGTTTCAGACCAATGTGTAGCCTGTGTGGGGGAAGATTTTGAAGTAAGCATCCTGGACACATCAAATGGAAACATAGTGAAGACCATCCCACTTTGGTACGAGGGTTTCCAGTCAGCACATCTGTTTCGTATAGAAGCCATAGTATGTAACAGTAAATATCAGCTGCTATCCACTATTGTAACACGTGGTGGATTGGTACATGTCCCTCCTAGCTCAGTTCAGCTTTCAGATGGCGAAGATGTACTATGGAACAGAACTCTGAAATTTGAACGTCGTCGTGGCCTTAAAGAGGGCATACCTGGGATGTTTTCTCCAACAGAGGAGTTTGTCCTTATCTCTACAAACGTTCAGTTCAAGCAAAAAGTACTTGTTTTAAAAGCATCTTCAGGAAAGCATCTCCGGACGCTATGCACCGTTCGCAAAGTTCTTGGCTGTGCCTTTGTAAGTAAGACGGAATGTGTTATCGTCTGCATGAATACTTCAGAGAGGTATTGTCTTCCGTTGTTCAATGTTAGCACTGGCGATTTCCTAACTGTACTTGATATAAATTTTGTACCGTCCCAGTGTCTGGCGTCCTGTCCACAAGAGGGTTTGATAGCTATTGGCGATAAGCACTTCAAAAATATGTGCACAGTTATCCAAGTAAAACTGCCGCGAGACAAAGGAAACCGGGAAGCAAAAGGTGAGCAATGCGTTTTTTCCTTATCGTTAGTCGAAGAATTGCTAAGTTAACGTAGCGTCGACAGATCACACCCACATTAAATTTGCAATATTAGTTCCCAAAAAGGAGCTTGTGTGAAGGATATTGCAGTTTGTGGATATTAGTGGGGTcgaacctctattaagcagctaCTCTGTTTAGTGGCCTGTTACTAGATTCCCTGCAAACAAAGCTGTCGGTAAATCACTGTAAAAAGTACCTTTATTAAGCAGCTACTCTATTTAGCGGCCTGTTACCAGATTCCCTGCGAACAAAGCTGTTAGTAAATCACagtaaaaagtaccttttattAAGCGGCCACTTGTCCCTTCCCTGAGGCTGGCCTCTGGCCGCTGACCGCTGGCCgcttaacccttcaagtcccaagGGTGACCTCAAGTTTCCCTTAACAATATCATTACATCGTCATACGAAAACATGAGAAGCGATGAAATGATCACCTTAtgagagaaaatgctttgatcataaaacaaattctctcaactaagtttttaaagaaatttaaacCTCAATTTTCCcttaacaatatcaatacatcaTCATAAGAAAACGTCATGAGAAGTGAGCGAGATATCTCAGCTCCAGAAAACATTGTGAAGCTTTAAAAACTTTGCCAGTAGCTGTATTCTCAATTTTCAAATATTCTTGCAGATTACATAGATCTTGTGTAATTGAAAGGGATGTAATAATGGTTCTTACTTTGTTATCTGGGACCACTAATGAATACAAATTCAGTTTTTGGGGGGATTTCAGATCCTTACATAAACAGATATTTTCTAATTGCATGCGTAAATTAAGTATTATCGATTGCTTTTGGTTTTTGCATTCAGTTTTCCCCATCCATAGTAACCAGGAAGATTTCACTGAAGCAATCAGAAATAAGTGGCCTTTATAGTTTTGATAATTACTAATTttatacataaattttcaatCCGTCAACTGAGTAACTTATTCATCGTATTTTAATGATTTGCAGTTTCCGAAAGCTCAACACCTTGAGACAAAGGTTGTGCCACAGTGCGTCGACCGGCAACGAATTGTGAGTGCAAGATTCTCTTTTCTCTCCCGTTGCGACTGTGATTGATTGATCATTTTACTAATTTCTTTGTGACTGGGGAGCCTAGGCTTAataagccttctggtttcttctgggctcccttgccaaCTAACAATTCTTATATGTATTTTTGCATTGTAATTTACTTTGGCTAAgtaaaactgaactgaactgaactgaaattGTAAAACGTTTTaacgtttttaaacaaaaacaaaaattgctgCTGAGGAACCGTTATGTGCTCACCAATGAGATGGAATCAGCGTGTAACCAGAACATCATTTTAATAGCAAACGGGTAGGCATATATCCAGGATTATAATACGGGATTTTTACGTTACTTAAAGTTCATTCTTGGCTCGAAAAGAAGCACGGTTGAGAAACCGAAATTAGTTAACCCATGCTAATTGGCCACGAAGGTTCTCAATGATATTTTAACTCTGCTTTTGACCACACGCTTGTAGGATGTAATGATAACATCCGAAACCCTTACGCCTCTTTCGCACCAATATTTAACATGattaaaagctgtttagtttATCGCCTTGGCATATGTTTCCACTTAAAGGCTGCGTATTGGTGTTTGTCGCCTTAAGTTCGCAGAATTTAAAGCACAAGTTTAAATTGAGATATGAAGTTACTTTAAAATATTTCGTTTTGTTAAACCTGCTATaattaaatatgttttgttgGAGTGAATAGGGCACAAAGCACATTCCATTTGTTGTATTTAGTAAATTTACCCCTAGTACTTCGGAACATATTTATCGGAAAGACTCTAGTGGCAGCTGACTCAGTTAAACTGAACCGAACAGCACTGTTACTGCTCACAATCTCTC encodes the following:
- the LOC140946751 gene encoding uncharacterized protein, with protein sequence MLQDTHQAVGNLQQMQTEAVKLQQEDHRILQDTRQAVEGVQRSIQMLQEVRTTQQESQQQIKLEAANAEERGDKAEEDEALRKLAKVNTEEVIQYHSGKYQEGTRLHIFEKIRLWLDDLTSENRVIVICGDAGMGKSVIAAVVCQRMQQAGRLSGSHFCQHNKERYRNPKVMLQSLACQLCDVLPEYKSELVKKLSRNLGVDMNSLEVQELFEFLFEEPLRRVGDPGTNLLLVIDGLDESEYKGRNDLLDVVANHFCKLPLWFRFLVTTRPEVNIADRLKKFNPIQLEQDNEENVKDIRFFVKKQLSSVNQTGSKEVVIDALVRKAAGHFLYAYLMIDFIKENVSLLTPVELERTLPSGVSSVYQSYFERLEKELKIGEDQFLTFLSALAAAREPLPRDIVSKMLLSDSKSPSGPRKVTKAIDSISTLLPIHDDCIVFFHKSVKDWLTDRTAYGRHNFSVDEKQGHAMLSQLCTNELNNVKRKGVHGTEFSNNARYALQHGVYHMLESEEVAESPRSFDEIVNNYVTDLDIVYAKLCVNNTASCKDIILTQKQEAFQSLSSESQKALGTLLSLLRKYHGRLSTHPSTIFQVMVNEGEDVFAGEATKVLQSRKIPYMEYLHKEAVKESNETQAEFPCNSTVACFDVSATQEFMVCECTDGMIYLWSLETGEQRWVRPVKAKKCYLASYFPLREAPYSKVYSCYRSVVFHPTEPVVLPGILSHAYSFEGNLQPLFPRSNCRFSVCSVHGDESKIITDCPGDAKCLVMWNLKNGEEITRTIRNEAVLSFAWSPDGTLLAISHSSGLVCLVDALNCLDTTLAEVATNQPCGMIKFTPDIQFLFCSSLSFPLLRPGPNLSFRLNVIKLPSGTFSFNVDDPVNDPVDPVDDPRNYEASSKGGFLMGDPMFFFSSWVYGFVFVLNKQSVLRVFYEESNITMLNCAKRDDLRLNWRFPFIFPIAFALDGKTIYGTFKRQEDIEVVCLDVSSAERKAEKLISTSDVLLVPVSEGVLLKPRKPGTAVQLWNFELSHKILSWPNLSEVTDIMPVSDQCVACVGEDFEVSILDTSNGNIVKTIPLWYEGFQSAHLFRIEAIVCNSKYQLLSTIVTRGGLVHVPPSSVQLSDGEDVLWNRTLKFERRRGLKEGIPGMFSPTEEFVLISTNVQFKQKVLVLKASSGKHLRTLCTVRKVLGCAFVSKTECVIVCMNTSERYCLPLFNVSTGDFLTVLDINFVPSQCLASCPQEGLIAIGDKHFKNMCTVIQVKLPRDKGNREAKVGSLTLMMDVHAASRNVIIVFKGKKPEKVTYIKYISPVGLSGMEKETLLREETPTLGSESDEEKRIIGSETLSKSSRELSDISDSPVLHTVDTSVSRYGRKRTRVFRRPRQLRAMAEQEEKRKKE